A segment of the Nitrospirota bacterium genome:
GGTTTGAGGAGCTCATCCTGAGGACCGAGGGCTCCAGGTCGAACCGGACGGCATGGGAGCGCTCGCGGCTCATCACCGACACCCGCCGGAGCGAGCGGATGAAGCCCTCGCGGCTCATGTGGACCTTCTTCTCGTTGCCCGTGGGGATGACCTGCGAGTAGTTGGGATAGGTGCCCTCGATGAGGCGGGCCAGAAACTCCACCCCCTCCACCACGAACAGGATGTGGTTCTTCCCGATGCTCACCGTGACCGTGCCCTCCCCGGTGAGGAACTTCCGGAGCTCGGAGGCCGTCTTCCGGGGGACGATGACCTTGACCTCCTCCGGGACGGAGGCGGGCAGGGGGTTTTCTATGAGGGCCATCCTGTGCCCGTCGGTGCCCACCACGGTGAGGGCGCCGTCCGTCATGTGAAAGAGCAGGCCGTTCAGGGTGTAGCGGGTGTCGCTCTCACCGGCGCAGTAGATGGTGCGGGCTATCATGACCTCCAGGGTGCGGGCGTCCATCTGGACCGTGGTGGCCTCGGCCATGGCCGGCCAGACGGGGAACTCGTCGGGCGAGAGGCAGGCCAGGCGGAAGCTGGACTGCGCCGCGCTCACCCGTATCCACTGGGAGTCCTCGCTCTGTATGGTGACGTCGCCGTCCAGCTCGCGCACTATCTCGAAGAGCTTGCGGGCGGGGATGCAGAGGCTCCCCTCGGCCTGCACCTGGGCCTCCAGGGGCTCGCGGATGGCCGTCT
Coding sequences within it:
- the dnaN gene encoding DNA polymerase III subunit beta, producing MKLTVEKQHLQEKLSNIQNIVEKRNTMPILSHFLLTLGKEASSITATDIETAIREPLEAQVQAEGSLCIPARKLFEIVRELDGDVTIQSEDSQWIRVSAAQSSFRLACLSPDEFPVWPAMAEATTVQMDARTLEVMIARTIYCAGESDTRYTLNGLLFHMTDGALTVVGTDGHRMALIENPLPASVPEEVKVIVPRKTASELRKFLTGEGTVTVSIGKNHILFVVEGVEFLARLIEGTYPNYSQVIPTGNEKKVHMSREGFIRSLRRVSVMSRERSHAVRFDLEPSVLRMSSSNPDIGEASDELAVEYAGESLAVGFNARYVLDVLQAMSSDTVVFELQDQLSPSLLRENGNETYKCVVMPMRI